One segment of Triticum aestivum cultivar Chinese Spring chromosome 2A, IWGSC CS RefSeq v2.1, whole genome shotgun sequence DNA contains the following:
- the LOC123190759 gene encoding probable isoaspartyl peptidase/L-asparaginase 2, protein MARWAIAIHGGAGVDPNLPEHRQEEAKRVLARCLQVGVDLLRAGATALDVVEAVVRELETDPCFNSGRGSALTRAGTVEMEASIMDGRGRRCGAVSGVSTVRNPVSLARRVMDKSPHSYLAFDGAEDFAREQGLEVVDNSYFITEENVGMLKLAKEANSILFDYRIPLAGADTCSAQAAAVESHGSNGMVMNGLPISIYAPETVGCAVVDSNGFTAAATSTGGLMNKMTGRIGDSPLIGAGTYACGHCAVSCTGEGEAIIRSTLARDVAAVMEYKGLPLQEAVDFCVKERLDEGFAGLIAVSGTGEVAYGFNCTGMFRGCATEDGFMEVGIWE, encoded by the exons ATGGCGCGCTGGGCCATCGCCATCCACGGCGGCGCGGGCGTGGACCCCAACCTGCCGGAGCACCGCCAGGAGGAGGCCAAGCGCGTGCTGGCGCGGTGCCTGCAGGTCGGCGTCGACCTGCTGCGGGCCGGTGCGACGGCGCTGGACGTGGTGGAGGCCGTGGTGCGCGAGCTGGAGACCGACCCCTGCTTCAACTCGGGCCGCGGCTCCGCGCTGACCCGCGCTGGCACCGTCGAGATGGAGGCCAGCATCATGGACGGCCGCGGCCGCCGCTGCGGCGCCGTCTCCGGCGTGTCCACCGTCCGCAACCCGGTCTCCCTCGCCCGCCGCGTCATGGACAAGTCTCCACACTCCTACCTCGCCTTCGACGGCGCCGAGGATTTCGCGCGCGAGCAG GGCCTAGAGGTTGTGGACAACAGCTACTTCATCACGGAGGAGAACGTGGGAATGCtcaagctcgccaaggaggccaaCAGCATCCTCTTCGACTACCGCATCCCGCTGGCCGGCGCCGACACCTGCAGCGCCCAGGCAGCGGCGGTGGAGAGCCACGGCAGCAACGGCATGGTGATGAACGGACTGCCCATCAGCATCTACGCGCCGGAGACGGTGGGGTGCGCGGTGGTGGACTCTAACGGCTTCACGGCGGCGGCCACCTCCACGGGCGGGCTGATGAACAAGATGACTGGCCGCATCGGCGACTCGCCACTCATCGGCGCAGGCACCTACGCGTGCGGGCACTGTGCGGTGTCATGCACCGGCGAGGGCGAGGCCATCATCCGCTCCACGCTGGCGCGGGACGTGGCCGCCGTGATGGAGTACAAGGGGCTGCCTCTGCAGGAGGCCGTAGACTTCTGCGTCAAGGAGCGGCTCGATGAGGGGTTTGCGGGGCTCATCGCCGTGTCCGGCACTGGCGAGGTGGCCTACGGGTTCAACTGCACCGGCATGTTCAGGGGCTGCGCCACCGAGGACGGTTTCATGGAGGTCGGCATCTGGGAGTGA